One window from the genome of Nocardioides panaciterrulae encodes:
- a CDS encoding phage portal protein, giving the protein MAVDAVSLFFRGRTEQRSMQSWVDADGFTRQPNETRATRLGPVFAAIRHIVDYGSTLPLDSYRKLSEAERIQMPLPRLLSRLEEPGGIGVDQWIGQALYGLAVHGNAVGWVSDVDGWGYPLAVTWLQRGDWEWSEAAQRWYVFGAPVPFANVVHIPWLVPSGKRIAMSPIEHYASITCAGLSAQEYADMKRGGGLPPMVLRNSERLLDAAAAEKVSDRLTSRLALGKPFVTGKDWDLTAPEIPPNHLQFIDTLKLTATQIAAIYGIDPVELGGAAPNSLTYQTEELRQIRRASDMRPYLVRVENALARLLPNRQYVKFNVDATMRVDIKTRTEITGAQIADGRLSVDEARALEDRPPVAGGDRHNVPAPKQEPNTRKEQP; this is encoded by the coding sequence ATGGCGGTCGACGCGGTGAGCCTGTTCTTCCGCGGCCGCACCGAGCAGCGGTCCATGCAGTCCTGGGTTGACGCCGACGGCTTCACGCGTCAGCCGAACGAGACCAGGGCTACGCGCCTCGGCCCCGTCTTCGCGGCGATCCGCCACATCGTCGACTACGGGTCCACACTGCCGTTGGACTCCTACCGCAAGCTGTCCGAGGCCGAGCGCATCCAGATGCCGCTCCCTCGCCTCCTGAGCCGGCTCGAGGAGCCGGGCGGGATCGGCGTCGACCAGTGGATCGGGCAGGCGCTCTACGGGCTCGCGGTGCACGGCAACGCCGTCGGCTGGGTCAGCGATGTCGACGGCTGGGGCTACCCGCTCGCGGTCACCTGGCTGCAGCGCGGGGACTGGGAGTGGAGCGAAGCCGCGCAGCGGTGGTACGTCTTCGGTGCCCCGGTGCCGTTCGCGAACGTCGTGCACATCCCATGGCTGGTGCCGTCGGGGAAGCGGATCGCGATGTCCCCGATCGAGCACTACGCCTCGATCACCTGCGCCGGTCTCTCGGCCCAGGAATACGCGGACATGAAGCGCGGCGGCGGCCTCCCGCCGATGGTGCTCCGCAACAGCGAGCGGCTCCTCGACGCCGCGGCCGCCGAGAAGGTCAGCGACCGACTGACCTCCCGCCTGGCGCTCGGCAAGCCGTTCGTCACCGGCAAGGACTGGGACCTGACGGCCCCCGAGATCCCCCCGAACCACCTGCAGTTCATCGACACGCTGAAGCTGACCGCCACACAGATCGCGGCGATCTACGGGATCGACCCGGTCGAGCTCGGCGGCGCGGCCCCGAACTCGCTGACCTACCAGACCGAGGAGCTGCGGCAGATCCGCCGCGCATCGGACATGCGGCCCTACCTGGTCCGGGTCGAGAACGCCCTCGCCAGGCTCCTGCCCAACCGGCAGTACGTGAAGTTCAACGTCGACGCCACCATGCGCGTCGACATCAAGACCCGCACCGAGATCACGGGCGCCCAGATCGCCGACGGGCGCCTGTCGGTGGACGAGGCCAGGGCGCTCGAGGACCGCCCGCCAGTGGCCGGCGGCGACCGCCACAACGTCCCTGCGCCCAAGCAGGAGCCGAACACACGAAAGGAACAGCCATGA